The following DNA comes from Camelina sativa cultivar DH55 chromosome 14, Cs, whole genome shotgun sequence.
TCGTGGCAACGAGATGGTAGTTCAGCTTTTGATTCAAGTGATGAACCAGATCGTGAAGCACCAGACCCAGAACCACCCGACTCATACAACACCAATAAAGGCTACTCTAAACCATGGATTAAATTTAATGATGATTTTTGTAGTCATGGTTCAAAAACTCCATTAACCCAATATATGTATTTTGCAGGAAAAGGTAATTACCTAAAGTGGAGAGGGAACACGGAGTATGAAAAAGGAGCAATGAATGGCTACGATTATCGATGTTCTCATAGGCAGGAAGAGAAGTCCAACCATCACATCTTCTCACACCAAGTGCCTACAACCTCACTACAAGCAAAACCGAGAGACAAGTTATGTCGCACAAAGCCACAAGTGGTACATGAAGTGACTCAAGGAGCATCAATTCGACCTAAACCACCTCCAAGTGGTAGACGTGATCCCCTATGGGAGAGAGACGCAAGGGCCAGTAAGATAAGAGGAGGCGAGCTCAAACATGGCACTAGCAAAGACCCATTGCTATCTAATCCCAACCAGACCTACAAGACAAATTTCAGGTTATCTCTAAACAatagttataaatattttggAGCTGAAAGTTTTGAGTTTGCAGGACACAAAAGAGATTATCCACAGTGGGAACATAACATAGACATGTACTTTAAGTACTATGCCATTCCCAAAGAAGAAAAGCTCGAATACTGTCTTGAACAACTCGTGGGAAACGCAAGTCTTTGGTggaaccaagaaaaaaaagttagacGAAGGTCACTCAAAACGTGGGGACAACTAAAGTTGCTTATGAGGAAGATATATTCACCTCAAATGCTGTCCCAGCCTAGTCAAAACACTTACCCTTCAAAGGAATCAATGCAAGAGAAAACTATACATCAATGTGTCAGTTCTAATCAAAATTCTGCCAAGGTAAGTGGCAAGAATACTGAGCTTAATTTTTATCAACAATTTGACCACATGATGCACTTGTTGTCATCCAAAAGGTATGAGAAAGGTACATGTGCAAAAGGAAAATCGGATCCCACACCTTCGCTAGAACCGCAAGACAAACCCGAGAGAGGTAAGTCCTCTAATTCTTCAAAGTCAAATTAATCGACATGTTATAGATGTCATAAGAGAGGTCATTTTGCTGCAACATGTCCTGAAAGACAAGTAGAAGATGTCACATTGCTAGAATTAAAACTGAATGCATCTAGTTCAAACGACAGTTTATCAACATCAAGTTTAGAAATTCCCAATTCTAGATTAATGTGCTTGCCTTTGCCAAAAGTTATTGATGCAGGTAAATTTCATAGCATGGATGACATATCTAAAGAGGTAGACTACAAGGTATTAACTTCAAAGGTAGATGATGTTGACACAAGTCTTAAGGCAGAACTGTTGGAAACAACATCTACACNNNNNNNNNNNNNNNNNNNNNNNNNNNNNNNNNNNNNNNNNNNNNNNNNNNNNNNNNNNNNNNNNNNNNNNNNNNNNNNNNNNNNNNNNNNNNNNNNNNNNNNNNNNNNNNNNNNNNNNNNNNNNNNNNNNNNNNNNNNNNNNNNNNNNNNNNNNNNNNNNNNNNNNNNNNNNNNNNNNNNNNNNNNNNNNNNNNNNNNNNNNNNNNNNNNNNNNNNNNNNNNNNNNNNNNNNNNNNNNNNNNNNNNNNNNNNNNNNNNNNNNNNNNNNNNNNNNNNNNNNNNNNNNNNNNNNNNNNNNNNNNNNNNNNNNNNNNNNNNNNNNNNNNNNNNNNNNNNNNNNNNNNNNNNNNNNNNNNNNNNNNNNNNNNNNNNNNNNNNNNNNNNNNNNNNNNNNNNNNNNNNNNNNNNNNNNNNNNNNNNNNNNNNNNNNNNNNNNNNNNNNNNNNNNNNgggggggggggggagattTGATGTCAAGCACTTTACATGGTACTCTAGTAAGTAAAACATATGATCTTGTTCGATATTGGAATAATTTAACAATTGGTCGTAGCTTCAAACACTTTGTTTTAAATGATTCAACTTCAAGTATAATTCACTTGATTTTATCCTTAAGTGTCAAGAAAGATACAGGTACCATAGACATGTATAGTGGCGAGCGAGAGACCACATCCAAAAGGATCTTAAATGTGGAGCAAACAGAAAGGTTAGCAAGGTGTGATAACATGCAACCAAACCAAGAGTTAAAAACGTGGTTACAAGCCACTAAAGAAGATGAGATTAACACTGACATCTTGCTGCAAGAAGAACCACCATATCAAACATTAAATCAACCAACCTTGTTGATTTTGAATGATACACTCATCGTTGAACTATGTCAAGTAAGTAACCcattatttcaatttatttctaATCATTTGAATGATGTCATTATAAACTTATCAAAATCTAAAGAGTGTGAGAAAAATGTAGGTTCTTTAAATAAACCTATTGAACcagtttcttttattaataCATATCGAATAGTTGATTTACTTTGTGATATACTTAGTGCCATACTTTGTAGAAAAGAAATGgttcaaaccaaaaatattttacatatttgtattGATCCCATGGCTGTAATAATGCACTTGTTCTTCGCCAAAAGTGTCAACAACATTGCAGGTACAAGAGAGGATCATAAAGGCAATTTATCGGGGATGAAGAGACCCATGAATATTCCAAATCAAAACCGGGGTAAATCAGCACCATTTGCGGTCACACCATTCCTTAAGGAGACTAGAAGAGTCCCGACGTTCACACCATTCCTTAAGGAGACTAGAAGAGTCCCAAAATCTTGCTTAATTAAAGAGGAACCACCGGATCTCAAAGCTCAAGCTCAGATCCAAGGAGGAGCTAAGGATGCTACACCATCAACCATGATACCGGATCAAAACAGAGGCGTGATCCTATCTTTCTTGCTCAGAGGAGAGCAACTTGATGCGCCACGcatcatcaaaccaaaaccataCCGAGGTAAGACCCTAAACTCCCAAAATCGAATGAAAGCTAACTTGCTTTTCTTGGTGCAGATTGTACAGTTTCGAGGACGAAACTTTTTCAAGGGAGAGGGTATGATGCGGACATCAgatctaaaccaaaccgggaGCATGACGAACCAACCAGGCCACACACAAAACCGGTCCAAGAAGAGCATCTTGGATAATCTTTTCCCAAATGGAGTTCCGATCAAGCACAAAGAGAAGGGTTAATTATTCATCATCAAATTAACCCCAAGGAGTCCAATGGTTCAAGAGGGATCAAGCATCAGCAAGTCAAGTTATCTCATTGTTGGGATATGactgttgtactctttttcccttgtctagggtttttcccactgggtttatctagaaaggtttttaatgaggcaacaccAAGTCATCAAGGAATCACTTACCATTCATCTGATTCAAAGATGACACAAGAAGTCATCGCTGAAGTACTTGTTGGACTATTCACTGGACCTGCTGAACTACTCGCTCACAGACATGATGAACTACTCGCTGATGGACTTGAACTACTCGCAAATGAATCAGACATCATTGCAAGCTATGAAGAGTTTCGGCCTTTTGACACTTGGACCAGCCCTAGAGGAAGCCCATACACCAATTTGATTCACCACAAGTCCCAAGCCCATGGAGAACAACCCAAGAGAAGACCCAAGTCCAAACCACCCTATGAATCATGTCCATTGATCTAATTGAAGCTAGATAAGGAAACTTTCATTTACCTTCACTTGGACGTGTCCCAAAGCTACATATGGAAACCAGGAGTACCTCTACAGCCACCAGTGAATATTTGGAGGATATTCACAAGCAATAATAGCCATTGGATCAGGCGGATTCAATCTTATTACTTGCCTTTTTCGGACCCAATTGTCATCAATGCACAACGACTACTTCCTATTATATTCTTGTGCATATTCGAGTTTCCACAAGTATTCAAGAAGCTTCCAAGCCGTCACCACTTCCTCCCCAAGTTAACGAGATACAAGGCACACCTCACTCGCCTTATTTGGACCGATTCTACACTTAATAGTCCAACGCCATATTTCCATTAATTGTTgtgatttgtttcttgttttagaaCACTAGAACGTGTAGCTGAGCCTATATATGCTCATTTGTTTGTTCATTGTAAAGGACCCTTGATCATTTTAAAGTAATagaaatgttttcttctttacaaagtttgagtctttgtattgctttgttctttagttCTTTGTGAGTGATTCACTTAGCGCTTCAGAATCCTGCAGATTAAGTTTGTTGAGTGATTCAACATCCTTCATTCGTTCATTGATCGAACGAGTCGATTATCTCACCGATTGAGCATGTCAATCACCCATCTATCCATCGTACCACCCCTTGATTCACGAGAGAGTGCTTCAGAGCCAGCTCGTGAATTCCACCTTCCGCAAGATAAGCTTGGGATCTCTTGATCCTTGTGTGATCTTAAGTTGGAGTGATTCCAATCTTATATCAGAAGCTGCACTAGAAGGTCAAGAGGAAGCTGGGACCTCAGCCCAATGTGAAGTTGAAGTCCAAAATGTTTCATCAACTGCACCACAAGGAAGCCAAAGGATCCAAAGGTTACTCTTTGGATAAACTACTCAACATTGATGTGGTTTGGTAATGAAAACAATGTTTTAGCCCTTTTTAGATGGGTATGCGAGTAAACTTTATTCTTGTCACTTggttttttgtctctttttgatGGATTTGTGACAAAGAGAAACTCGTATCGgggtttatagggttttgtAGTTCAAGACAAAATATTTTCGGATGTGTTTAAGCAAACTCGTTTTGGATTAATCTGTTTGATGGACTTATTTGTTTGATGTGGTTTGTTACTCACAACTCAGAAGAAGAAATCCATAATTAATCCTTACTGACAATTAGTTttacaagaaacaaacaaccGACAACACACCCACATACGACAATTGGGTTTAACGCAAACACACAATGGTTCCAACAGCACATACAAGCAATCCGGATAACCCAGTGATGATTAATCGATGCTTAAACATTACTTTTTCAGCATCTTCAACATGCTTCTCCAAATCACTCCGCAATTCCATAATTGTCTTTTGGAGGTGATCTATCAATTTAACCTTCTCACGATTTTCGGCTACAGCTTGGATCAAGGCGTTTCGCGGCCACCCACTCACCTCTTCTTTATCAAACCACTTAAAGTACTTGCAGTGCTCAGTTCCACCATCCTACAACCATTTAAAACACTCAAAAGTTGCCAATTTTAACCAGATTTACAAataaacaacacacacaacaaacatACCTTGTACATTGGAAAAAAATTTCTACCATGATTAGTTTCAATCTCTAATGTAAATATCTTTGCTGGGAATCCACAATCACACTTCTTCATAACTCCAGAAGATCTACTCATGCTAGATGAACCCGTGCTTAAATCCATCTTAGCAAATTCACACAAACATCTATTACATCAAACAACTTATATGCATCTATTCCCTAATCTACGTTTCAAACCGAAATAACCACAATATCATAGATCTATATTGCCAATTTCATCTCATAGATCTATTTTGTCAATTTCGAGAAATTCAAGTATGACCAAACCTGTTACAAGCTCCAAAATTTGCTGGATTCGTAGTTAGATTTTCTTTCACCAAATCCCCTCACCTACACAAATCCTCTATTCTAAACCATGTCGCTTCTTCCTCGTACTCTCTTTAGAGATAAGAACACATAGATTCGAtaataaaatgtgtttttgtttctcgaGTTTTACTTGGTGAGGTAGGTTTTGTCTGGTTAATATCATAATCGGGTTTGCGATATAAATCGGgtttggccaaaaaaaaacgGTTTGATTAGCGGGTCAAAATTTTAATCGGGTCTTAAACGGGATTAATCGACGGTACTAGATTCCGTCGAGCCGTACATTGGAGCGGTACCGGAATTTATGGTTATGGTGTTCAACACATAACCGTCATTAGTTTATACATGTCCATATGTATAATCAATAGTTCATGTAGTTTACAAGACATTAATATAATTTGCAtgtgtgatgatgtgttggAACATACTCTGTCTAGGTGCCAatcatttttccaaaaaaaaagagaaaaattgcATTGACCAAAATGTTTGTACATgacagtttttataaaattctcttatttcttttcacataaccaataaattattaaactaGTTTTGAACCATGTATACGAAAATGCATGgaaaagtatttttttgttaaataaccAATTTAGCAAAGAATCTTAAAAAAGATGTATAGGGAGGCTTTTAACCTCCTCcgttaataaacaaaaacgacCCACCAAACAaaactctctcctctctcttcttaatTCCCTTGCCTtatatgctctctctctcttcactctcttGTAAGCCATGGGAGGAGAAGTGACGGAGACCCTACTGCAAAAGTCCACGGAGAGCGGCAGAGAAGAGGATGAGTTTGGGATGAGAGAGAAGGTTTGGAGGGAATCTAAGAAGCTATGGGTTGTGGCTGGGCCAGCGATCTTCACGAGATTCTCTACGTCAGGACTATCTTTGATAACTCAAGCTTTCATTGGCCACCGTGGCTCAACCGAGTTGGCCGCTTACTCCATCACCCTCACCGTTCTCCTCCGTTTCAGTAATGGTATCTTGGTTAGTACTATATGCGCACTATTAATTAACGAGAATAATACAACAATAGTAGTATCACTTATTCTTCCACTAATACTTcactaaaaagaaagaatattttttttgttcgtaaTAAAGACTAGAGTATCTATGTTAGGGTGTTTGGAGTAgtttgaatgatatatatgtttggaGTAATTTGAATGACATATATGGTGACGTGAATGCTTAGATAGACTTCTTGTCGGagattgttttggtttcttctttaacCAGTCATAAATTCACAACCATACAACTCTTTCTTTGGccttatgaaataaaaatatgtcataTCTTTACATTATAGATTGTATGTAGACGGGTTTGGAAGAAATTGTTGGTCGTACTTGTCGTTAACACTGCAAGAAAACATGCCTTTTGCGATGGACATATATATCGCGAATCCTTCGCAAATCGACAAAAGCGAGAGATTTGCAAGGAACGTCAGTTTCTCGCAAATTGGTCAACGTTGCAAATCcttcgcaaattttgcgaggaatAATTTTTCCTCGCAAATTCCACGCATATTGCGAGGAACTTTTTTGTCTAGCAATATCCTAGCAACTTTTGTAtctagtaaatccctcgcaaatttgcgatgctTTTGCAATTAATATTTCCATCGCAAATTCTAATAacggtataaaaaaaattaaaaattttcattttggtaagcttaattaaaattaaacctgtaattaaaattaaacttgtaattaaaatcaaaccttgaaAACTTATGCAAATTAAAGCTGTAATTAGAAGTactaagtttacaaaataagttaacaaaacataataaccGATTTTGTTCTACACAAAACATTACATatgagaggttcaaaggataaAAGAGCATTCATCAGTGTTTACTGTCCGGCGGTTGCATCTCCGGTCGCAGGTCTAGTCGCCGAATCTTCTCGGGGAAATCTAGCAGCAAAGTCTAGATCTTTCTCTGCAAGATAATCGAGGTATGCATCATAACTATGCATCTTCTCTGAATTTTCTTGCATCTTCAGAGCATTTTCTTGCATCTTCTCTGCATTGGCCTGTAGTTGAGTTGCCTGAGTTGCAAGAACAGCTTCGGCAGCAGCAAGCTTCGCAGCTAGAACAAGTGGATCTTCAGAAGGAGGAGGCGGTTGACCAATctgagctgaagatgcttctgcttgcatgttaccaaccccatatatccggttctttttcttcggagcaacctgccaacaaaacatatacacaccataagtgtttacacacatagtttacacaaacacaaacattaacataaacaatgaagcatGTTTTACCTTGGCATAAATTTGGTTCTTTACAGTTACTGATAACCCGCCGGAAGCACTACTCTCCATGTTATCCGCTGATAATAGCTCAGACTCAGCTTCAGCTATCTTTGATGATACTTCATTGTACACCTTCTCAAACAGTCCATCAACAAAcgacccatcaggtttcctatgaATGTCTTCTAGGACTCGCAGGAAATCAGGTAGTGGCTCACCAGTCCTCTCagactaaaaacagagaaatgaaacaactatattactatattgtaGATATGATATTATTAATGAACTTGTGCTAAACAGagatatgatatgattaatgaaCTTGTGTTAAACAGAGATACTTACAAGCTTTCGTGCTCGGGCTTTAAAAGAGGTTTGACCAGAACAATGCTTATANTTTGTTCTACACAAAACATTACATatgagaggttcaaaggataaAAGAGCATTCATCAGTGTTTACTGTCCGGCGGTTGCATCTCCGGTCGCAGGTCTAGTCGCCGAATCTTCTCGGGGAAATCTAGCAACAAAGTCTGGATCTTTCTCTGCAAGATAATCGAGGTATGCATCATAACTATGCATCTTCTCTGAATTTTCTTGCATCTTCAGAGCATTTTCTTGCATCTTCTCTGCATTGGCCTGTAGTTGAGTTGCATGAATTGCAAGAACAGCTTCGGCAGCAGCAAGCTTCGCAGCTAGAACAAGTGGATCTTCAGAAGGAGGAGGCGGTTGACCAATctgagctgaagatgcttctgcttgcatgttaccaaccccatatatccggttctttttcttcggagcaacctgccaacaaaacatgtacacaccataagtgtttacacacatagtttacacaaacacaaacattaacataaacaatgaagcatGTTTTACCTTGGCATAAATTTGGTTCTTTACAGTTACTGATAACCCGCCGGAAGCACTACTCTCCATGTTATCCGCTGATAATAGCTCAGACTCAGCTTCAGCTATCTTTGATGATACTTCATTGTACACCTTCTCAAACAGTCCATCAACAAAcgacccatcaggtttcctatgaATGTCTTCTAGGACTCGCAGGAAATCAGGTAGTGGCTCACCAGTCCTCTCagactaaaaacagagaaatgaaacaactatattactatattgtaGATATGATATTATTAATGAACTTGTGCTAAACAGagatatgatatgattaatgaaCTTGTGTTAAACAGAGATACTTACAAGCTTTCGTGCTCGGGCTTTAAAAGAGGTTTGACCAGAACAATGCTTATATATTCTGGTGCCATTAGGATCACTATAGCGAGCATTACGGCTATTGATactctttgcttctgattttggttcacaccaaaacttgaccaagccaTCCCATACGGTAGGATCAAACTCATCTCTAACTCTTCCATTGATGGACGCAtcccagttatatgtttgcttgtaaagacATAACATGAATCATAATCAGAATCAGAACCAGAATCAAgtgataaacacacaaaatctgtaatttaaacacatcaacaaatctgtaacttaccgcaaaagtttcaaaccaccgatttacaaccggacctggtgtttgggtccaattggcatgagctgttttgaaatctctttcaaaaatggtCCGGACAGTAGCAGCAACCAAAGAATcctggtcaaacctacaaaacataagataaaaggaatgaggatcattgaaaatacaaaacataaatataaactataggTTAGATACATAACATTCTTACCAGAGAGTACCCGGAGGTCGCTTAGGATCCAGTTTTGGTAAGGCAACATGCCCAGGACTTGCAAGTAACTCTTCCAAAGTGAAAAAAGTTTGAGAGGCAGTTACACCATTGACACGCGAAGTTGATTGCTGAGGAGGAAGATCATTTTGCACCGGAGGAAGATCATTTCGCACCGGTGAGGTACCTTGAAAAGAGGCGGTAGAATGTAGCTTTTGAGCAGAGCCAGTAGAGCGTACCCCTCGAGCAGGGATGGGAGGAGATAATCCTTGTGAAGATATGAACCTTGTGTAATGGTTTTGGTTGACGGATTCGTTTTGGTCTCGAGAAGACAtctgagaagagaaggagaacatgtaaaaataattagaaccctaaaattatccaaaattaaaaacaaaaattaaaaccccTAAAATCAAATCGAAACCCTAACCCCAGAATTAAGTCCccaaaatcgaaaccctaaacccaaaattaaatccCCAAAATGAAAACCCTGAACCCAAAATTGAATccccaaattcgaaaccctaaaatcgaattaaaacccAAATCGAATCATAGCCTAAACCCAAATCGAATTCCcaaattcaaaaccctaaaatcaaattaaaaccctaattgaatcataaccctaaaccccaaattgaTTCCCcaattttgaaaccctaaattcGAATTAAAACCCAAATCTAAGAAAACATTCTAACTACAAAGAGATAGAAGGGGAGAGGAGGAGACTTACCggcaaagaaagaagagatcgaGTCGGAGATTAATcggacaagagagaagaagaggagttaGGGTTCGAGAAGGGTTCACCAGACCTGAGAGAAGAGGATGAGACTCACcggaaaagacaaaagagatctgagaagagagaagaaatcggagaagagaaggattagggaactagggtttttttttggctgcGGATTAGTCGAGGTTTGAGCTAcgctcaaactaggttttcaatttatatagaaaaacactacatcgcaaatccctcgcaaatattGCTAAGGATTAGTTAtggtccctcgcaaatccctagcaaccatataaaaatatgttattaatatTTCCATACTTTACGAGAGAATTGCGAGAGAccgtagcaaatccctcgcaaagtcTTTTGGgtttaagttttgaaattggCATTTGTAccctatctttgattataaaccTTGGATTCATCCTTTTaatcatttataataatgtaattagtctttagggttaaggttcaagggtttaaagtatcatttgcgagggaattgctatgattTGAgaaatttgcgatggatttgcgactaatttagggtttaggttttgaaaTTGGCATTTGTgccctatctttgattataaatcttggattcatctttttaatcattaaaagtATTGTAATTAGTCATAAGGGTTTAAAGTGTCATTTGCGAGGGCATTGCTATGGTTTGAGTgatttgcaatggatttgcgacgaatttgctatgCATCTAGCGaacgcaaatttgtcgcaaactttgaatatctaatttacaaaaaccatcaaaataattttaaaaatttagtcaAATGAACTtgcaagtatattataaggtccaataGGCTCATCATACTCTTctctatcatcaaacttttcaaaattgtccaattttgcatcttcctctaatcattaactatcttctacactatatcatatacatgttcattacattgagccaaatattccaaaattttccaattctccaacaattttgtgttgTACTGCCCTATCTATGATTATaagtcttggattcatctttttaatcattaatagtagtgttattagtctttagggtttagggtttagggtttaggggttagggtttgaaGTTGTCACTTGCGAGGGAATAGCTACAATTAGTGTGTTTTGCGATGGATTAGCGAAGAATTTGCTATATATCTAGCAAATCTGttgcaaatttgtcgcaaactttgaatatttttttttaacaacaaactttgaatatcttatttataaaaaccatcaaaataattttaaaagttagtaaaattaactttcaagtatCATAAGGTCCAATgtctcatcatactcttttctatcatctttttaattattaatagtaatgtaTTAGTAATGTAGTTCAGAATAattcaccttatgaacacattgaaatgtatttcagaataattatattaagttttgtaatatttataaaaaaataatttcctaATTTAGCAATGAATTTGCTATGGTTTTTGCAATTCACTCGCAAGTCCATAGCAATTTTGCTATGGATTATGTTTTCGCAAAAtcgtcgcaatattgcgatTTATTTGCGAGGGAGGTGACCTTCCCTGCGAATTTGtcgtaaatccctcgcaacTGAGCAGCGGATTTGCAACGACTGTCttcctcgcaaatttgtgagggatttgatagtggttttttattttttgcagaTTCTTCGCAAAtctatcgcaaatttgcgaAGTTTTTAATCCATTACAACTCGTCCTTGCAAAAAgggtgttttcttgtagtgtaagtGTTAATGTCGTTACCCTTTTTGCTTTACACATATATAGACAAGTCTTAACGAATTTGAACTCCATTAGTTTTGATTATTACAtcaattgttttttgttaaagggtatATTGCTAAAACATGACGCAAAATAAAGAATGGTCAGaagattaatataaattatgacgaaatattttttttttcatttgtgcTCCGATCCGTAGTGTAGCAAAGACAACATTATCAAGAAGTGACAAGATTCATTGGCCACTAATGTCCAATGGTCACCTGCCAATGCcgatctttttttatttttcgtcTGTGTGAGATTCCTAACTTATGGTATGAAATAGTGcttatgattttaattattagacttttaaaacttttaaaggGTAATTGTTATGCTTTCTACTTTTCTAAAATGGACATATTATATGCGTTTATTAAACctgttttataattattagtAATATACATGTGTACTGAATTGGGTTCATTATCACATTATGAGTGTCATTCACCatgaaatagttttttttttatggtgacAATGACAATATATGCAGTTAGGCATGGCTAGTGCACTAGAAACACTATGTGGTCAAGCCTACGGAGCAAAACAATTTCATATGCTTGGGATTTACCTCCAGCGATCATGGATCGTCCTCATAGGCTGTACCATTTGCCTCATGCCCATCTACATCTTTTCGGGCCCAATCCTCTTGGCCCTAGGTCAAGAGGAACGCCTTGTTCGTGTGGCTCGGAAAATAGCTCTATGGGTCATAGGCATCAACATCTCTTTCGTGCCTTCCTTCACTTGCCAAATGTTCCTCCAAGCTCAGAGCAAGAACAAGATCATCGCCTACGTGGCTGCTGTCTCATTAGGGGTCCATGTCTTCTTGTCGTAGCTCCTAGTGGTTCATTATGATTTCGGGATCGCTGGTGCCATGACCTCGTCTCTCGTAGCGCACTGGTTGCCTAACATTGCGCAACTCTTGTTTGTCACGTGCGGTGGGTGTAAGGACACGTGGAGAGGATTCTCTTGGTTGGCTTTCAAGGATCTTTTGCCCGTTTTCAAACTATCCCTATCTTCCGGTGGAATGGCTTGGTATGATTTTCTAGTCTTCTCAAGTTTATATTGTGTCAACTCCTAAAAGTATCAACACATGTCTCGTCAAACCAGCATCtacgtaaatatatattagtcaTACAATTATACAAATACCTTCGTAATCTAATAATACTGTCACGTTGGTTGAAATAAGAGATAAATATTTATGcatcatatatatgtaaacaagattgaaaattttaaaatatacgtTATAGAGAAATTAGTATTGCATATTCGTGACATAATA
Coding sequences within:
- the LOC104741901 gene encoding LOW QUALITY PROTEIN: protein DETOXIFICATION 23 (The sequence of the model RefSeq protein was modified relative to this genomic sequence to represent the inferred CDS: substituted 1 base at 1 genomic stop codon) encodes the protein MGGEVTETLLQKSTESGREEDEFGMREKVWRESKKLWVVAGPAIFTRFSTSGLSLITQAFIGHRGSTELAAYSITLTVLLRFSNGILLGMASALETLCGQAYGAKQFHMLGIYLQRSWIVLIGCTICLMPIYIFSGPILLALGQEERLVRVARKIALWVIGINISFVPSFTCQMFLQAQSKNKIIAYVAAVSLGVHVFLSXLLVVHYDFGIAGAMTSSLVAHWLPNIAQLLFVTCGGCKDTWRGFSWLAFKDLLPVFKLSLSSGGMACLEIWYNSILILLTGNLRNAEVALNALAICININALEMMVAFGFMAAASVRVSNEIGSGNSKGAKFATVIVVLTSLSIGIIFFFVFLFLRGRVSYIFTKSEAVATQVADLSPLLAFSILLNSVQPVLSGVAVGAGWQKYVTYVNLACYYFVGIPSGVFLGYVVGLQVKGVWLGMIFGIFVQTCVLTIMTMRTNWDQQVSSSLKRLNRWVEPESRSQNQT